In Chitinophagaceae bacterium, the DNA window TCGCCAGTGTACATCATGCAAGTATAGTGAAAGTCCTACTGCTGGTACTTTATTCCACAAACTCAAGTTTTCAGTCCTAAAAGCTTTTTGGATTATCTATTATTTATCCACCAATAAGAAAGGGATGGCCTCTACAGAGCTGAGTAGGAAGTTAGAACTGAGGCAAAAAACCTGCTGGTTGTTTAAGCAAAAAGTGATGCAAGCGATGAAAAGTAGTGGGCAACACCCATTGGAAGATCAAGTTGAAGTAGACGAATTTGTAGTAGGTCAACAAGAAGAAAAGGTAAGGGGCAGAAAGAATAAGAAAAAAAAACTGGTAGTATTGGCAATTGAGAAGAAAGGCAAAGGAGTCGGAAGAATGTATGCAAAGCACATTAGCAGAGCATCAAAGAAAGAGTTGGGCTCCTTTATGCATCAAACAATAGAAAAGCAAGCAGGAATTACCACAGACGGTTGGCCTGCCTATAAGGGCTTGAAAGTAGACTTTCCAAACCTCAAGCAAGTCAAGTCAGGAGCAAAAGGGAAGAATTTTAACATGCTACACAGAACAGTGATGGGTTTTAAATTATGGCTAAGAGGAATACATGCACATGCAGAACTTTTGCAAGGATACTTGGACGAATATTGCTACAGATTTAACAGAAGCTTTATGAAAGAGGGAATATTTGACAATTTATTAAACCGTATGGTAAGCGGTCAACCGTGTACTTATAAAATGATTATTTCTTAATAGCCTAATTCTAAAAATTAATTTTAATCGTAGAATTTTATTTTGGTCAGTAATTTTAAGGTTTAGCCTGCGTTTTTTATTAAATTTATGTAACTATACATTATGCCACGTTTACTATTCATTTTCTTTATTCTTTTGTTTGGCACCCATAGCGTGTACTGTCAGTCACAAATGGTAAGAAGCGACCGTCCGTATGTGGATAGTAAAGTCAGGGTACTCTTCATTCTTGATGCCTCGGGAAGTATGCGGGAGATGGTTGGAAATCAAAGAAGATTTGAATTAGCTAAAGATTTACTGCTAGAGCTCCATGATAGCATATATAAGAATAGGCCTGATACTGAGTTTGCTCTCCGGGTATTCGGACACCGTTCAGGTCATGATGTGTCTGATTGTAAGGATACAGCCCTGGAAATCCCTTTTTCAAAAAATAACTTCAGAAGATTCCAAAACACTTTGCAGGGTTTAGCTCCTCGGGGTTGGACACCAATTGCTTATTCACTTTCTGAGGCAGCAAAAGATTTCACCGGCAGTAAGCCTGATGAAAAAAATGTCGTTATTCTAATCACAGACGGACTTGAAACCTGTGGAGGTGATCCATGTGAAATAGCAGAAATTTTTGAAAGAAACCGAATTGCTATAAGACCTTTTGTTATTGGGATGGGACTTGATGAAGACCAGCTTATCAATTTTGATTGTGTAGGCCCAAATTTAGATGCTTCTGATCCTGAAAGCTTTTTAGCTGTGAAACAAAAAGTAGTATCCTATGCAATAGGAGAAACTTCATTAATTATTAATTTATTAGATAAAAATGATAATGCAACAGTGAGTAATCTGCCTTTTTCTGTTTATGATTACTATGAAAAGAATTTATTAAACCGCTTTATACATACCATAAGCCGGAGAGGAAATACGGACACTATCTGGCTCAATCCTTCCGGAAAATACTATGT includes these proteins:
- a CDS encoding IS1595 family transposase, whose amino-acid sequence is MEVRYKSLSIFEFQQRFPDERSCYIHLSKLKWSQGYQCKKCGHKNYCKGKKEFDRQCTSCKYSESPTAGTLFHKLKFSVLKAFWIIYYLSTNKKGMASTELSRKLELRQKTCWLFKQKVMQAMKSSGQHPLEDQVEVDEFVVGQQEEKVRGRKNKKKKLVVLAIEKKGKGVGRMYAKHISRASKKELGSFMHQTIEKQAGITTDGWPAYKGLKVDFPNLKQVKSGAKGKNFNMLHRTVMGFKLWLRGIHAHAELLQGYLDEYCYRFNRSFMKEGIFDNLLNRMVSGQPCTYKMIIS
- a CDS encoding VWA domain-containing protein, whose protein sequence is MPRLLFIFFILLFGTHSVYCQSQMVRSDRPYVDSKVRVLFILDASGSMREMVGNQRRFELAKDLLLELHDSIYKNRPDTEFALRVFGHRSGHDVSDCKDTALEIPFSKNNFRRFQNTLQGLAPRGWTPIAYSLSEAAKDFTGSKPDEKNVVILITDGLETCGGDPCEIAEIFERNRIAIRPFVIGMGLDEDQLINFDCVGPNLDASDPESFLAVKQKVVSYAIGETSLIINLLDKNDNATVSNLPFSVYDYYEKNLLNRFIHTISRRGNTDTIWLNPSGKYYVKVHSKPAIYSPAFRLNPGEHNEIDIPVKLGELFIYSPGSPQDMNHIQTIIKKIPEDETVYVQDFSTTENYLEGDYKIHILTMPVISKEISLKADEKKEISIERGGMVNLMNAEGIIAGLYHKDGKYKKLFWEELISINRITLLLQPGEYEIIYRHKDASTSYATNSQKFSVFSGGQVNLRL